The following nucleotide sequence is from Anguilla rostrata isolate EN2019 chromosome 3, ASM1855537v3, whole genome shotgun sequence.
tctctgttcagGTGACATTGGCGGTCAGATGGGACTGTTCATTGGTGCCAGCATTCTGaccattttagaaatatttgatTACATCTATGAGGTActacaattattttattcaaagaTGTGTATTTTTACTCATGGCCTGATTCACATGCTGTTGTATTGCAAAAGCGGAAGTGGAAGTTTAGTCAGTCGTTGTCTTTATTCTTTCAGAATTATTGTTCAGTCTGCCCTGACAACAGCATTTACGTGAACTTCCGTTGCTATGCAGCATTAAGCACTGCTTGTAAATAGCTTATGTGAAAAATGTGTCCATGACTAAACATATAATGATATGCAAATCCGCCGCTCAGCTCTGGTGTGTGTAGCGTGCGTGTGGGATATAAGCTCCCTAATGGCGCGCGCTCATAGTTATCTCCCTCGTAAATCCCAGGTGATTAAGAGCAGGCTGCTGCGTTTGCTGAGACCACAGAAGGACCAGAAGACCAAGCCGACCGGCACTGTGGCCACAGTGGGCATGGAGGACATGAAGGCCAAGGCGAGCTTAACCGTAAGCTATTCTAATGCACAGAGCCACTTCAGTACAAGGAGAAACAATACACCAAGGGAACCGGAAACTTCCTCTTTTTTGGTTGTGTAATCATGCTCATGACAATATCAGTGTACAGTTTATTGTTTATaatcataaaacataaaattagaaaacaaacacatttgtcaCTCCAAAtagctatttgtttttttcccccacacggAACAGATTAAAACAttcagtgattgtgtgtgtgccatttaACAGCACACTTCAGGGCTCAGTCTTCAGGGAACAATGGTTGGGTtaaagggataaaaaaaaagcacagaactATTTCTTTAATTAACTCACAGTGGGGTTCAGTCCCctagaaagtttttttttttaaatttaatcacTTGCAGCAAAATTAAGTTTTCTAGTCCTCTGTTGTTGCGTTGTTGAGGTGTTGCCTGAAACACCATGGTCGCAAATATGTTTAatgaaaattataattttagatTAGACTCAGAATTCCCTCCCTTTGTTGTAGCTTAGTATGCAGGCCTTTCTGTCTAATATTCCCCTCTAGCTGACTGATTAAAATTACTACTTCCCTTTGAGTAGCTCTAGCACATTTTTTGTAGTTAAGGTTACCATTTCATCTAAGAGACTAAAATATGTCTGTTTGGCTTGGCACTGTGACCCACAGGAATCCAGCGAAAGACCCAGGAGTCAAGCGGAGGGTGCTTACTCAAACACGATACTGCCAAACCACCACCATCACGTGCACCGCAGTGTCTTTGAGGACTTTGCCTGCTAGAACCTCCCAGTTGTCCAGCTCCTCTGTCTTTTGTTGCTGGATGTGAGGTTTTTACCAGACACTTGGATCTCAGTTCTGCCTTTCCTGCCATTACCAGTGAAAGCTACAGCCAAAGTCCAACACCAAACCTGTGCTGCTAACAGACCTATTGTACACAGGCAGAGAGTGGACGCCTCAGTGTGGTCCTGCTGAACACTGGCACCctttccccaccccctccttcgGGAAGCTGTCCTCTCAGATACCATTTCTATACGGATGATTTTCCTACAGAACCACCAAAAGAGAAAGGAGGATCACATGACATCTAGCTACAGTTCATAGTCAAGAATAAGTACACATCTTTGTCACATTTTTAGTTTGTGAATTTATGTTTTTCgcatatttatttcaagttcTTTTCTCACCGTACATCAAAATGTCCCATGTCTATTTACCAAATTATATAGAATAGTTATTTATTATGAAGAGAtctatatgcatatatatgtagATATTAGaggcaaattaattttaaattatgtcaGAGATGTTTATATCAGTAGCAATCCTACTGTtgtctctttcttctttcctaACTCCTAGCAAGGGGCAAAATCTGATTTATAATATTTAAGACAACTCAGCCAAGGTAAAGGCAAGTTGATTCAAGTTTTTGTTTCTTAAGTTGCACTGGACAGGACAAATGTATTGGGAGTACAGGCACCATGCAATATATACAATTTTATCCTTTCTTTTGTACAGACTCTGGGATTATGCAGTAAACCGTAAATTATCTGCAagctcttacacactcacactaacacagaTGAGAATGATTTAAATGGAACTAACAGATTACGGAAAAGAAATTGGTCTACTTTAGGCAATGTGTACGGCGtcctgtccttgtttttttttttaatctaaggAGTTCTGGAATAAAGCAGAGTTGTGAGTTTGTGAAAAATTCACTCACTACCCACAGCTCTCTTTGATAAATGCTACATCTGGAATCTGCTTTCCCAGCGTTTGTGGGATTTTAGATGTACCCCATAATCCACACTAAACTTTTTCAGTACAGGAAAGTTAAGGTCCTATCACTGATGTTTTGATTACTTTTATAtttggcagctgattggctgtaacCAATATGGGTGAAACCACATAATTCTGACCTCTCAGAAAAACCCTCGTCAAGGCCTTgcactgttctgtttttgaCGGACTATGTGATATTGGGTGTATAAAAAACTCATAAAATttgtttctacatttttttccttattttaccTTGCCTTATGGCAGCGCATGACAGGTGGAAGTACATCACTGAATGCTAAACTCCATTCTAAAGTCATATTCATTGAGGAAAATAGTGTGTATGCAATTCTCATACTATGctatattttaatcacaataagCAAATGTTACatcaataaattacatttaaacatgaTAATCCATAAATAAATCCAGTACCATATGTAGCATATAGGATACATAAAGCATGCCTGCCTTCCATTATCAAGTAATCATAGGCTATGCATGGCTTTGTAACATTTTGACATACTCAAACTCGATGTATCTGAGTTACCTTTATACACACAATCTCTAATGGCACCCAGTCCTGGCTACACATGTAAATATGGTTCCTTGTTATAAACAACAGTATGTTCACAACGCAATGTAGGAGTGGGGAAAAACATGGCAGCAAACAATGTGGGTATTGCTATTTCAGTtagatttatatttaaaaatgaccttTGCAACAGGGTGGAGCCATAAAAGCAAGCTGTAGTGAATCGATTTAACCAGTAGAGTGCTGCTTTGTAGTAAGTAGCTGGTCTGAGGAAGTTTCCAAAGTAACAAGATGATCACACTTTGTGATGATTTTGCTGACTGAGGTAATACCATATTCAGGCCCCCAGTCCGTCTGTTACGTGTTTTAGAATAAGTGACCGAAGCACTGAATACTTAGCAGCAGCTGATTCTATCATTTCAATAATTATTGCAATAGAACTGGTGTTGAATTTGTATCGTTGTTTTATCATGTGAAAACACACCAGTTACAGAATTTTGTGTTTAACtgtatacttttttaaatttattttacacattatttttgGTACATTATACACTGCTGTGTGTAGATTATATGTTCACAGAACTTAAGCACTTCCTGTGTATTGCTTATTCCTGTTTCTTTGTGTACCTGAATGTTAGCACGTATGACAGCAAGAGGAACACCGTCAAGGTATGCAGCATTTACCTGTCAAGGTACGCCACTCCTGTACGATACGGAAGCATATGGACATATTAATTGAAACGATTAGGAAAtgctaaatacattttgtacagATGTCTACTGTTGTTACTGTGatttttttgaacaaattttataaatgtaatggcAATTATAAGgattcattattaaaatgaaaattattaatggaaatgtttgtttgtatgtatgtcgTTAGACAGTAGGTCTCTGTCTCCTAGTCTCTAAATCAGGGTTTTATAGcacattaatattacattattatgcCATGTACATATccttattcatattttcatacattattAACCATCCAGACATTTAATGGGGCAACAATTCATCCTCAGTTCCATCAGGACAGGGAAAACAGCTGCTACACCTATAACTGAAACCTACTGCTTtctaaggctgtcaaaagtgccatgaaattgagtttgaatattagtttttgtaattagttagagtttgaatatattcgaatatcatttggcTATAATTCACACAAATAAGCCGCTTATTGTCGGgtgcaatatgcacgtgacgctccctctaaactggcctacgcgttattttccacgagcgggcagtagaatagaggacatcggtgaactttgacactaggttactacatctggggcctcatttacaaaacatatttttgatcAACTGTGTAGCGCGTGTTTAGAAAATCatgtcaaagtagtgatttaaaaaattgcaacatgactcgatttgaccgtggaaacggtcatcgctctacgtcaggtcttcacttgacttgcacacaagttcattttataaatgagccccctgcagtttctatagcctaaagcgcaaatgaataaagcactttcacgtggatgtaatttgccacacatcggcatttattaatcatcgggaaatgattgtttataggaaatccctgtttagttcttaacacaaaaactattcaaacggctaatacctgtagcctaaaacaacataaattaggCTACTTACTCTGttcagtttgtttaacttctttcatcatccaattttatcaaaatcttcagaaaagaaaggaaacatagcctgccatgggaacattatttagcctaaattgttagcttaccagatctgttgaacgaaaaaagactggctcgcgaggctagctgaccagtaacgttaggtgtccatagagctgaaagtatcaccggaggttattggcaaggaaaaccagacgatccacttgcccgaaatgaactttgcgtgcatgaacatgattcgccgcatgaaatgaaagcctgcatgttaattacaatacgcggggtccaaaactaatattcgaatgctcaaatttaggttcgaactttaaaaaaagaaagattttcgaatagttttcgaacttcgaatattttttgacagccctactgCTTTCAGGTGGATTTTTCTAACCCCTTCTCCATACAACAtccagatggtagggtcagaatttggtgtGAACATCATGAATCCAGGGATCCATCTTGCTGTGCGTCAACAGTccaggctgctggtggtggtgcaATGGTGTGGTGAAGGTTCTTGGAACACATTAGACCCCTTAAGACCAACTCAGCATCATTTGattgtcacaaagcacacatcatctcaagctggttccatgaacatGAGAGTGACTGCAGTTTACGTGAACGCcgtgcacagtccccagatcccTATCCAACAAAGCACCTTTGGAATGAGATGGAATGggaggtttgcagcatgaataaGTGGCCAAAAAATatgcaggaactgtgtgatgctattgagtcagcatggaccaaaatcccaaaggaatgtttccagcaccttgtggAATCCAAAGAATTCAGCCTGTTCTGaaggcaaagggggggggggggtctagtcCTACTCagtactagataggtgtacctaataaagtggccactgggTGTGAGTATTTATATACAATCTAATTATATGTCATTTGGTTACTGTTGCCCTATAGTTATGTGGTTTGCCTGCCTGCCCACAGCCAGTATGCTAGCGGTGCCCTAACAAACAGAAGATATAAAAAGCATCTAGACCACCTTTTCCTTACAGTGTCTAAGAAACATTGTTGATACAGAATCTGAAACTTGATGGTATTCTAGTATCTCATGAGTACTTTGTCAGAAAGAATACAACAACTGAACAGATTTAGGAAGTAGACTTAAATGGGGAAATGTAAGGTCACAATTCATGCATTTTCCTTATTGGACTTGAGTTGCTTTAAGAAGATATAGCTACATTCTCTCAGAATGCAGTTAGTGCTAAACTTTACACTGCATCATCAGACATTATGTTCAACCTGGCTTGAGGATTGTGTCAGAGATGCACAGCTTGTATTGCTTCCCATGGTGGGCATGGAGCCTAGAAACCGGCAAGTTTCACAGATCACATAATGGGAAATAAGTCAACTGAGGGTATCTACTGTATGTCAGGTTCATTCAGTGGCAACATAATTTTTATCAGGTAATTCAATGGAATATCATTTTTAGatagagattttttttgccccccccctccccaagtaTATCCAATGAATCTGAATTTGAATCTTCACGCTCAGCAGATATATAGCTACCTTGTTATACATTCATGAAAATCATCCGTGAGGTTAAATGTGGTAAAGCAAatgagcaatttattttattttattttttacaaatcttGGACTGGAACATAAAGTGTAAATGTCACACAGTTGGCAGCCACGTGAAGAAAATGATGATGTCTGATCATTTGGTGATGCTTAAAGGTGACCGCAAGGTTCTGTTAgtcagtgtttaatgttttgtatacaTTAGGCTatataatcaaaacaaacatgtttatattaaattattttatttgagaattacaaaaaataataattcacagTTCCATAGAACTTCTAAACATCACCTTTATGTCGATGTGACAAACTGGTCGTTCCATTTACATATAGATAAAAATAGTGTCAACATGGATCAAGTTACTCTTTGCATTTATGGTACTACTTGAATAGCATCAAGACACCCATTAGACAGCCTCTACATGTGACCTGGTGAACTTTGAACTGCCATTTCAGCTGCACATATTAACAGTGCAAGGTTTAAAACatcatttgacattttattcattttttttgaaactcTAGGGGtttcatacttgttcctggttatggttatacactttgttgtccatcgctctggataagagcgtctgccaaatgcctgtaatgtaacatttatGTTACTGTGCAGAAATGTAACACCTCCCCCTTTATGTGAAACATCACCATTATCCATCCTCTATCATTTATCcatcatacatttacatttcccaTGTCGCCAGATCTCCATACGGCTTGGATTAAACTCAGTTTACATTTCTGTATCTCACAGAAAAGTGTAAGGTTTCTGTGTAAGTGTATGGTTCCTTAATATTAAATCCAtttataaagtaatctaagcctTAATTAAGACTTGCTTCCACACAATATCTGGACTTGATGAATATAGACAAAGATAAATTGCTGAACATTGAGAGGataactaaatataaaacatggtTTTGCtcaattacaaataaaaatgtgtgcactGTTCCTAAACTACATGTGTAAACAAAGTTgataaagaaaacaacaacaaaaaaatgaaacaataagcTGTTGGACATACACTCTTGTACAATTTTACAATAGCATTGTATCATAACATTTTAGACTTCTCAAGTTTCACAAGCCATATaatctcatttcatttcccTTACCCATACGGATGGATAAAGACGACCAAGACATTTCAAACAAGCTCGAACCACAAACCAGACATGGATCAGAAATATTACTGCAAAATTCAATATACATTACATGTCTGAATGTGTAAATCCTACACTAGACAAAAAAGTGACAACAGTGTTCCACTTTTAACTTCTTAACTTTAGCATGTTTAACTTCACATATCTCctacatataggcctacagtGTATTTAAACAATACAATCACTTTAAATACAACTGAGCCAGAAGGAATCATTGAAGCAGTCAAGTCTTGTAGAATCTCTTTTAAAATGCTTCCTTTAGTCTACTGAATCACAGCGGTGCAGTTAGAAGCTTTCGCAGTCTGCTGTATTGCAAATCACAGGGCTCTTCTGTCTGTGCGTACTTCTACTGATGCAGGTCACAACTCTGTGACTATGGTGCACCACCATCTCCATACCCATACTGCTCTCAGCCCAAGTAGAGCTGATGAAGTCCGCCCACTTCCTATCAAAGGGTACTGCTGTCTGAATTAAGGCCTGTTATAAGTGGTTTGGTCACCACTGAAAGGTGTAAGTATAGTTATATTTGGGGCAGTTACCCTGctcaatattattaataataataataataataataataataataataatgacctTGACATTCTTTAGTAAACTAAAACCTCCCCCTATGAGTAGACTGAGacatcagaaaaatgttgaaTTAGAATTTCTTCTATAACATAGATTGAAACAAAACATCTGAAAGAAACTAGTTTAATTGTCATGGGCCAGGAAAGGAATGATGCCTATGGATACCAAGAGTATGAGTGGAATATTTagatatgtaaaaaaatgtaaagaatccAAGGGCAAACAGAGGTATCACCCCTCATCATGCTATCAGGAACAATGTTCTCACCTTCAAAACCCAACAAATAACTTAATTCTTCCTAAAGGTCACTGAAATTCCTGCTCTGATACTTTCTCAACTGAACTGTCTCAGGCTCAGTCTTCCAAAGATCTTGAGCTTTTGACTGAAAACCACATTGTATCACCACAAATGAGAGTTCCATGAGGCTGCCTTCTACACATTCTGTCCGTGTCACAACAGGACGTGCTTTGGTATATAAATTTCAATCAACAGGCTGTCTcacaactatttatttttttggtatcacAACAGAAAGATTGTGTATCGTCTTGTCCACCACACAGTCAAAATCTCATACTGCTTTTGCATTAACAAGGTTGAGCCTCCTGGGGCTCTGTGCTTTCACTAAATCAACTCTCAAACACAAGCCATTGAAACTCAAACAATAAGCTTTAAACCAAAGTTCTGGCCATTTGTTGAGTAAAGGCTCACTAAATTCAGTTCTTTCCTCAGaaaatatacatgtacacatttatCCCTCATTTTAAATAGACATTCTCAAATTTAAATACTTGTGAATATGTTCTTGCCTAACtacaaatgtaatgtacacatacatacataaatagaCATTTAAATTAGAAATATTTATATGCAAGCCATATATGGCCTATTTTATTAAACTTGAATATCCAAATACTAAGCTGCTTTATAATATATCAACAGAACTATTCAAATGTCAGATGTTGAGTTTGTAGTTTCCTGTTGAGAAGCCATTTAAAAAGCCTTTCATAACTTGAGGACTACTTGCTAACAAAGCTAACATGCAAATCAAAGGCACCAATAGCAATAGCAGTAATTTAAAGGGGTGCCAGCATTTATGATCATCACAAGTACTTGCACATTTTCAGAGCTGCCTGTTTGAAATTGTACCCTCGGCGACCACGACAAAGTAAagacgtttttaaaaaaacaaacagtgaccTTCATACAGCCTCCCCCTCCGCAAAACCGTAAGGTTAAACATGGGAGAGCGAGTTAAAATGACAAGAATGAAAATTATTTGGAAGTGGAAATTTTCAACGTGTTTCAGATAAAAAGCGTTTTTGTATGGGTGTGAATTTGTAACAATGCCTATTTTTCTATGCAAGTGTGATTATTATATGgtgattatgtgtgtgcatataatcGGTGGCATTTTTGTAAACATAACAAAACTCCTCAGGATATGCATTACCTTTGTAAACTTTTTGATGACTACCTGGAAGGACAGCCTCACTTTTCAGTTTTGGAATCACGTGCTGTTGCCCTGTTCTTGTTCGAATAGCAGCATTGCCAGCTGTGAGCGAGAGCCCAGGCTCTCCAGATTGCTTTGGACACACCTGTGGTAGATCTCCTCGCTTAGGCGGGGATTGCATGCCTGGTACCTGTATTTCTGGTGCAGTGCGGGCTCCACTGCCCTGAATACGTGCAGGCTAGAGTACTTGATAAACATGTCGTAGACATCCAGAGTCTCCAGGATCTCCTCGTTCTCCTGCACATCAGAGGCCATGCGAGTTCGCGTCGCCATGTAGTCGGCGTTATAGAAGCAGGCCTCATCAAAAACACTGCGGTCAAAGTGGCCCGAGTCCTTGACCAGGTCAATGTTAACTGGGGGCTGTTGGTTGTGATAGGCAATGTCTGGGCTGTAGTCCTGGAAGTGGATAGGGAAGAAGACCTGCCAGCTGTTAATGGAGTTCATGCGGCAGCGGTTGAGGAACTCAGAGTTGACGTTGGTGCTGACGCTGGCGACGAAGAATAACGTGTCCACAGGGTGCTTCTTTGAAATGATATCCATGATTTTGATTTGGGATGGCGCTTCGGTCTTGACACTTATCCATGGGATTTTGACAGTGGGATACTTGCGCTCATAGGCATTGATTTTCGCTTTGACATCACCGAAAATGTCATTCTGGTTGACCTGCTGAGCCTCGAAAGGGTCATAGATGAACAGAAAAGTTAAAACGGCATTTTCGCTCGTCTCAAAGAAGTTATCGGCGTACACCTGGAAAAACTGGTTGATGTCGCTGCGGTCGTGAACGGTCATCGGCAGGATAATGTGAACCCTGGTGGCTTCCGTGACGTAAGGCATGGGGATGATTTCGATCTGGCTCAGGGGCCGCACCAGATGGACCCGTTTGGTGATGGAGCGGCTCCTGCCCTTCTGATTGACGACCTCCAGCTGCAGGTCCAGGGTGTACTCCATCCCACGGGTGGGGTCGAAGCGCCTGTACCCGTTAATTAGCTGCTGCTTCTTCAGGTGTAGAATCGGCTTGTACTTCTTGTTCAGCTCTCCCATTGCTGTCTCGATGACGTCGGTAACGTCCGCTTTGTCGATCCCATGCAGCTCGCATTTCGGGGAGCCGTCGGTACAGGAGTATACCTGATCCTCTGTGAAGTACTCCCATCTCAAAACCTCAAAACGAGTCTTCGGTTCAAAGGGAGGATTGATCCCAATAGGCCACTGGGCACTGCGATTTCCATCAAAGGCCACCTCACTGATATTCTTAATTTCTGCCTGTGGGggaaaatcaagaaaaatactCTTTCTATTGATCAAAGAATGAAGGAGTTCACTCACAAAATTCCCACCAAACACCACAACGTTTTAACTGCAAGCAGTGTCAAAAACAGCAAGCATGGGAAAGGCAccaatcattttcaaataatttgagAGGTTTTCCAATCATATTTAAGACCATACATAACAATGCTGGATAAACTGCAAGCAATTTCATGCAATTAATG
It contains:
- the chpfa gene encoding chondroitin sulfate synthase 2, producing the protein MRFPMLISLIRPIGPVVIGISLGFTLSLLSVTWVEEPCDADSKSGDEVVLAQEGNLKGARRPNSISTVNGENGDIEEDFEPRIVPYKPVKQSQPKKVFRAKYISTELGIRERLFVGVMTSKNTINTLGVAVNRTISHHLESVVFFTGMRNRKIPHGMFVVTHGDERLIWNMFQTVKYVLEHYVAEYDWFYFVQDDTYTEADRLKALVGHLSIDRNLYMGSPEEFIGGEPEGRYCYGGFGYLLSRTLLLRLKPFLENCRNDILSARPDEWLGRCIIDYANTNCVDEHEGLQYYHFEMGKNSDPSKEENVNFKNALAVHPVSDPEQMYRLHKHFTEIELQRTYSEIEKLQAEIKNISEVAFDGNRSAQWPIGINPPFEPKTRFEVLRWEYFTEDQVYSCTDGSPKCELHGIDKADVTDVIETAMGELNKKYKPILHLKKQQLINGYRRFDPTRGMEYTLDLQLEVVNQKGRSRSITKRVHLVRPLSQIEIIPMPYVTEATRVHIILPMTVHDRSDINQFFQVYADNFFETSENAVLTFLFIYDPFEAQQVNQNDIFGDVKAKINAYERKYPTVKIPWISVKTEAPSQIKIMDIISKKHPVDTLFFVASVSTNVNSEFLNRCRMNSINSWQVFFPIHFQDYSPDIAYHNQQPPVNIDLVKDSGHFDRSVFDEACFYNADYMATRTRMASDVQENEEILETLDVYDMFIKYSSLHVFRAVEPALHQKYRYQACNPRLSEEIYHRCVQSNLESLGSRSQLAMLLFEQEQGNST